The Pseudarthrobacter sp. NS4 genome includes a window with the following:
- the rpmH gene encoding 50S ribosomal protein L34, whose amino-acid sequence MSKRTFQPNNRRRAKKHGFRLRMRTRAGRAILAARRGKGRTELSA is encoded by the coding sequence GTGAGCAAGCGGACTTTTCAGCCGAATAACCGCCGTCGAGCCAAGAAGCACGGCTTTCGCCTTCGTATGCGTACCCGTGCCGGCCGCGCCATCCTGGCAGCCCGCCGTGGCAAGGGCCGCACCGAGCTGTCGGCATA